From Cognatishimia activa, one genomic window encodes:
- the dxs gene encoding 1-deoxy-D-xylulose-5-phosphate synthase has translation MTVRPDTPLLDRVNKPEDLKKLSDAQLTQLAHELRLETISAVSETGGHLGAGLGVVELTVALHAVFDAPKDKIVWDVGHQAYPHKILTGRRDRIRTLRQKDGLSGFTKRSESVFDPFGTAHSSTSISAALGFAVARDLGGTAEGGIGDVVAVIGDGAMSAGMAYEALNNAGGLDRRMFIILNDNEMSIAPPVGAMSSYLSRLYAGDSFQDLQAAARGAVSFLPGPLREGAKRASEVLKGMTLGGNLFEALGISYLGPIDGHDLDQLLPVLRAAHERATGPILMHVVTQKGKGYAPAENSHDKWHATAKFDVITGEQSKAPSNAPSYSSVFGQTLVEMAAEDDKIVAITAAMPDGTGLGLFEKRYPSRFFDVAIAEQHGVTFAAALAAGGMKPFCAIYSTFLQRGYDQVVHDVAIQGLPVRFAIDRAGLVGADGATHAGSFDIAYLGNLPGMVVMAAADEAELKHMIATAAAYDDGPIAFRYPRGEGVGVEMQEKGEVLEIGKGRVIQEGQRVALISLGTRLEEVRKAAEALSAKGITPTIIDARFAKPLDRDLILEAARSHEALITIEEGAVGGFGSHVAQLLSDEAIFDHGLKFRSMVLPDVFIDQASPAQMYDTAELTAKHIEAKVLGALGIAQIGSQSA, from the coding sequence ATGACGGTTCGACCCGACACACCTCTGCTGGACCGGGTCAACAAGCCCGAGGACCTCAAGAAGCTTTCTGATGCCCAGCTGACCCAGCTGGCGCACGAGCTGCGTTTGGAGACCATCTCGGCTGTGTCTGAAACCGGCGGCCATCTGGGCGCAGGCCTTGGTGTTGTCGAACTGACTGTAGCCCTGCACGCCGTGTTTGACGCCCCCAAGGACAAGATCGTCTGGGATGTCGGGCACCAAGCCTATCCGCACAAAATCCTGACTGGTCGCCGGGACCGCATTCGTACGCTACGCCAGAAAGACGGATTGAGCGGTTTCACCAAACGCTCTGAATCCGTTTTTGACCCATTTGGCACGGCCCATAGCTCTACATCGATTTCCGCAGCCCTTGGGTTTGCGGTTGCACGTGATTTGGGCGGCACTGCCGAAGGTGGCATAGGTGACGTAGTTGCCGTGATCGGCGATGGCGCGATGAGTGCGGGCATGGCCTATGAGGCGCTCAACAATGCAGGCGGCCTTGATCGCCGGATGTTCATCATCCTGAACGACAACGAGATGTCGATTGCGCCCCCAGTTGGAGCGATGTCATCCTATCTGTCGCGGCTTTATGCAGGGGATTCATTCCAAGACTTGCAAGCCGCTGCACGCGGCGCAGTCTCCTTCTTGCCCGGACCTCTGCGTGAAGGTGCCAAACGCGCGAGCGAAGTTCTGAAAGGCATGACGCTAGGCGGAAACCTCTTTGAAGCGCTTGGCATCAGCTACCTCGGCCCGATCGACGGGCACGACTTAGACCAGCTGCTTCCAGTCCTGCGCGCGGCCCATGAGCGCGCGACCGGTCCGATCCTGATGCATGTTGTCACGCAAAAGGGCAAAGGCTACGCGCCTGCCGAAAATTCACACGACAAATGGCACGCCACAGCGAAGTTTGACGTCATCACGGGTGAGCAATCTAAGGCGCCTTCAAATGCGCCAAGCTATTCGTCTGTTTTTGGCCAAACTCTGGTCGAGATGGCTGCCGAAGACGACAAGATCGTCGCCATCACCGCAGCCATGCCGGACGGCACAGGGCTCGGTCTTTTTGAAAAACGCTATCCAAGCCGGTTCTTTGACGTCGCCATCGCCGAACAGCACGGTGTGACTTTTGCAGCGGCTCTGGCGGCCGGAGGTATGAAACCTTTCTGCGCCATCTATTCGACCTTCCTGCAGCGTGGCTACGACCAAGTAGTGCACGACGTGGCCATCCAAGGCCTGCCGGTGCGCTTTGCCATCGACCGTGCAGGGCTTGTCGGAGCTGATGGTGCGACCCACGCCGGAAGCTTTGACATTGCTTATTTGGGGAACCTTCCAGGCATGGTTGTCATGGCCGCTGCGGATGAAGCCGAGCTCAAACATATGATCGCAACGGCTGCTGCTTACGATGACGGGCCAATCGCCTTCCGTTACCCGCGTGGCGAGGGTGTTGGCGTTGAAATGCAAGAAAAGGGCGAAGTTCTTGAGATCGGCAAAGGCCGCGTCATCCAAGAAGGCCAACGCGTTGCACTGATCTCTCTCGGCACGCGATTGGAAGAGGTCCGAAAAGCCGCTGAAGCGCTCAGTGCAAAGGGCATCACCCCGACCATCATCGATGCACGGTTTGCCAAACCACTGGATCGTGATCTGATTTTGGAGGCAGCACGGTCGCACGAGGCGCTGATCACCATCGAAGAAGGTGCTGTTGGCGGGTTCGGCTCTCATGTTGCGCAGCTCTTGTCGGATGAGGCGATCTTTGATCACGGCCTCAAGTTCCGATCCATGGTTCTACCGGATGTCTTTATCGATCAGGCTTCCCCTGCGCAAATGTATGACACCGCCGAACTGACAGCTAAGCACATCGAAGCGAAGGTCTTAGGGGCACTGGGCATTGCCCAGATCGGCAGCCAAAGCGCTTAA
- a CDS encoding polyprenyl synthetase family protein → MFKNRLMECAAQVQLHLDSVMVPMGEMPVVQAMRYASHGGKRLRAFLVLESARLHGISADQAIWPAAAIEAMHAYSLVHDDLPCMDDDDMRRGQPTVHVKWNEETAVLAGDALQSLAFELASNEQCSPKAEVRAELALTLARAAGAQGMVLGQALDMAAETSETPFTLEQITELQEGKTGALFGWSAMAGARIAQADTAPWAEYAKGLGLAFQIWDDVLDIEGDAETVGKAVGKDADAGKATFVSLLGLETAKNRAKELIDQSCAALDPFGSEADILRDVARFVIARDK, encoded by the coding sequence ATGTTCAAAAACCGGTTGATGGAATGCGCGGCGCAGGTGCAGCTGCATCTGGATTCTGTGATGGTTCCGATGGGCGAAATGCCAGTCGTTCAGGCGATGCGCTATGCCAGCCACGGCGGCAAACGCCTGCGGGCCTTTCTGGTACTGGAAAGCGCGCGCCTGCATGGCATTTCAGCAGATCAGGCGATTTGGCCAGCGGCTGCGATTGAGGCCATGCATGCCTATTCACTGGTGCATGATGATCTGCCGTGCATGGATGACGATGACATGCGCCGGGGCCAACCGACCGTCCACGTAAAGTGGAACGAAGAAACCGCTGTTCTGGCCGGGGACGCTCTGCAATCTCTCGCATTTGAATTGGCTTCAAACGAGCAATGCTCGCCAAAAGCAGAGGTACGCGCTGAACTTGCACTGACACTGGCGCGTGCTGCTGGCGCGCAGGGCATGGTTCTGGGACAGGCGCTTGATATGGCGGCTGAGACATCTGAAACACCATTCACATTGGAACAGATTACCGAGCTGCAAGAAGGTAAGACCGGCGCACTTTTTGGTTGGTCCGCCATGGCGGGTGCCCGTATAGCACAAGCTGACACAGCTCCCTGGGCAGAATATGCCAAAGGCTTGGGTCTTGCGTTCCAGATTTGGGACGACGTTCTAGATATCGAAGGCGACGCAGAAACTGTCGGCAAAGCGGTCGGCAAAGATGCCGATGCTGGCAAAGCCACCTTCGTGTCGCTGCTGGGTTTGGAGACTGCCAAAAATCGCGCGAAAGAGCTTATCGACCAAAGCTGCGCTGCTTTGGACCCCTTTGGCAGCGAAGCGGATATACTACGGGACGTTGCGCGATTCGTGATCGCGCGGGACAAGTAG
- a CDS encoding exodeoxyribonuclease VII small subunit, whose product MSETPVAEMSFEAAMAELEQVVNKLERGDVALEDSIKLYERGAELKARCEAKLKEAEEKVAAITLDANGEPNGLKPVEGL is encoded by the coding sequence ATGAGCGAGACGCCTGTTGCTGAAATGAGCTTCGAAGCGGCGATGGCCGAGCTGGAGCAAGTTGTGAACAAGCTGGAACGCGGCGATGTGGCGCTGGAAGATTCCATCAAGCTTTATGAACGCGGTGCAGAATTGAAAGCGCGCTGCGAAGCCAAGCTGAAGGAAGCCGAAGAAAAAGTGGCTGCCATCACTCTGGATGCAAATGGCGAACCCAATGGGTTGAAGCCGGTCGAAGGTCTCTAA
- a CDS encoding histone deacetylase family protein, which produces MTTALYTHSDCLDHVTPAGHPEQVARLEHINAALAGFPQLERREAPECQDEDILLCHPQDYLEMVTAAAPKEGWRSLDADTHMSPGSLLAARRAVGANVAAVDAVMAGDVKNAFVGCRPPGHHAEQSTPMGFCLFGNVAIAAKHAMERHGLERVTIVDFDVHHGNGTQALLWNEPRVQFFSSHQSPLWPGSGHENETGGHNNIWNFPLDPHSGGQDMRRVYENEIFPAIDRYAPELILISAGFDAHMADPLANLNWQTEDFAWLTEKLCDLASKHCEGRVVSTLEGGYDLTALAASVAAHVKVLMEKSA; this is translated from the coding sequence ATGACCACTGCACTTTACACACATTCCGATTGTCTTGACCACGTAACGCCAGCGGGCCACCCAGAGCAAGTTGCGCGGCTCGAACACATCAATGCCGCCCTTGCTGGGTTTCCTCAGCTTGAGCGCCGAGAAGCCCCTGAATGTCAGGACGAAGACATTCTTCTTTGCCACCCTCAGGACTATCTGGAAATGGTCACAGCGGCCGCCCCCAAGGAGGGTTGGCGTTCGCTGGATGCAGACACACATATGTCGCCCGGCAGCCTGTTAGCCGCCCGTCGCGCAGTTGGGGCAAATGTCGCTGCGGTGGATGCGGTGATGGCTGGCGATGTCAAAAACGCTTTTGTGGGATGTCGCCCACCAGGTCACCATGCGGAGCAATCCACACCCATGGGCTTCTGCTTGTTTGGGAATGTCGCGATTGCCGCAAAACACGCGATGGAACGGCATGGTTTGGAACGTGTGACCATCGTGGATTTTGACGTTCACCATGGCAACGGCACGCAGGCGCTCCTGTGGAACGAACCCCGAGTACAGTTCTTCTCAAGCCACCAAAGCCCTCTTTGGCCGGGATCAGGACACGAAAATGAAACTGGTGGTCACAACAACATCTGGAACTTCCCGCTTGATCCGCACTCGGGTGGCCAAGACATGCGTCGCGTTTATGAAAACGAGATTTTCCCAGCCATTGACCGCTACGCGCCGGAACTGATCCTGATCTCTGCCGGATTTGACGCCCATATGGCTGACCCATTGGCTAATCTGAATTGGCAAACAGAAGATTTCGCCTGGTTGACCGAGAAGCTCTGCGACCTTGCGTCCAAGCACTGCGAGGGGCGCGTTGTCTCGACTCTTGAGGGCGGATATGATCTGACAGCTCTGGCGGCCTCTGTGGCTGCCCATGTTAAAGTTTTGATGGAGAAAAGCGCATGA
- a CDS encoding response regulator, with protein sequence MDLQPHLLIVDDDERIRGLLQKFLIRNGFLVSAARDAAHARRILEGLDFDMIVLDVMMPGEDGVSLTKAIRETSATPIMLLTAKGETEDRIAGLEAGADDYLSKPFEPKELLLRINAILRRVPDAGDVDTTPKFLILGPIRYDIERGEMWQGEDLVRLTATESQLMKIFSATPGEPISRAKLVEDLGRDRGQAQERAVDVQITRLRRKIETDPKQPRYLQTVRGAGYMLAPD encoded by the coding sequence ATGGATCTACAACCGCATCTTTTAATCGTTGATGATGACGAACGCATTCGTGGCCTGCTGCAGAAATTCCTGATCCGAAATGGGTTTTTGGTCTCCGCGGCACGGGATGCAGCACATGCACGCCGCATCCTAGAAGGGCTTGATTTCGACATGATCGTGCTCGATGTGATGATGCCGGGTGAGGATGGCGTAAGCCTGACAAAGGCCATCCGTGAAACCTCGGCAACACCGATCATGCTGCTAACCGCCAAGGGTGAAACCGAAGATCGGATTGCAGGTTTAGAAGCTGGCGCCGATGACTACCTCTCCAAACCGTTCGAACCCAAAGAACTACTGTTGCGCATCAACGCAATCCTACGTCGTGTGCCGGATGCTGGTGATGTTGACACCACACCGAAGTTCCTGATCCTCGGCCCGATCCGATATGACATCGAGCGCGGTGAGATGTGGCAGGGCGAAGACCTCGTGCGTTTGACCGCCACGGAAAGCCAGTTGATGAAGATATTCTCGGCCACCCCGGGCGAACCGATCAGCCGGGCGAAGCTTGTTGAAGACCTCGGTCGCGACCGTGGTCAGGCTCAGGAACGCGCTGTGGATGTTCAGATCACGCGCCTGCGCCGGAAGATAGAAACAGACCCGAAACAACCACGGTACCTGCAAACCGTACGCGGCGCGGGCTACATGCTCGCACCAGACTAA
- a CDS encoding MarR family winged helix-turn-helix transcriptional regulator, with amino-acid sequence MGEPFGSERLFLTDEQIRQGIEAMYFAYRGLTTEPDRILATMAYGRAHHRAIHFINRAPGTTVTNLLEILGVTKQSLNRVLRTLIEDGLVESRVGKIDKRERNLFLTEAGTALEVRLSDAQRTRMRATYREAGPEAVAGFRKVLEAMMDNELHRKYQSLREGNS; translated from the coding sequence ATGGGTGAGCCATTTGGCAGCGAAAGGCTGTTTCTGACAGATGAGCAGATACGGCAAGGCATTGAAGCCATGTATTTTGCCTATCGGGGCCTAACCACAGAGCCTGATCGAATTCTTGCGACCATGGCCTACGGACGTGCTCACCACCGCGCAATCCACTTCATCAATCGCGCACCCGGCACGACTGTGACAAATCTTTTGGAAATTCTTGGGGTAACCAAGCAGTCTCTCAACCGCGTACTTCGTACTTTGATTGAAGACGGACTTGTTGAAAGCCGGGTTGGCAAGATCGACAAGCGGGAAAGAAACCTCTTTTTAACGGAGGCGGGCACCGCGCTAGAGGTTCGTCTCTCTGACGCCCAGCGCACGCGTATGCGCGCCACCTATCGCGAGGCTGGCCCTGAAGCTGTTGCTGGCTTCCGCAAAGTGCTTGAAGCGATGATGGATAATGAGCTGCACCGCAAATACCAATCTCTGCGGGAAGGGAACTCCTGA
- a CDS encoding branched-chain amino acid aminotransferase, whose protein sequence is MAGSYDDRDGKIWLDGKLVEWREANVHILTHALHYASSVFEGERAYNGKIFKSVEHSERLLKSGELLDMPIPYTVEEIEQAKYDALEANGFKDAYVRVVAWRGAGEDMGVASSKNPVRMAVACWEWGAYYGDAKMKGAKLDIAKWKRPSPETIPTAAKAAGLYMICTMSKHAAEAKGCSDALFYDYRGYVAEATGANVFFVKDGEVHTPIPDAILNGITRQTIIQMLKDKGITVNERHIMPEELASFEQCWLTGTAAEVTPVGQIGDYTFEVGDITRDVAESYEALVRA, encoded by the coding sequence ATGGCAGGTTCTTACGACGATCGCGACGGTAAGATTTGGTTGGATGGCAAACTGGTGGAATGGCGTGAGGCCAATGTCCATATTTTGACCCATGCGCTGCACTATGCGAGTTCGGTATTTGAAGGCGAGCGTGCGTACAATGGAAAGATTTTCAAGAGCGTTGAACATTCTGAGCGCCTTTTGAAATCTGGCGAGCTTTTGGACATGCCGATCCCCTACACTGTGGAAGAGATCGAACAGGCCAAATACGACGCGCTGGAGGCCAATGGCTTCAAAGACGCCTATGTGCGCGTTGTTGCATGGCGTGGTGCGGGTGAGGACATGGGTGTTGCGTCTTCCAAAAATCCGGTTCGCATGGCTGTGGCTTGCTGGGAATGGGGTGCCTATTACGGCGACGCCAAGATGAAGGGTGCGAAACTCGACATCGCCAAGTGGAAACGCCCAAGCCCGGAAACCATCCCAACAGCTGCAAAAGCAGCGGGTCTTTACATGATCTGCACCATGTCCAAACATGCGGCAGAAGCCAAAGGCTGCTCTGACGCGCTGTTTTATGACTATCGCGGCTATGTTGCCGAGGCGACCGGTGCAAACGTCTTCTTTGTGAAAGACGGTGAGGTACACACCCCAATTCCTGACGCGATCCTGAACGGTATCACGCGTCAGACCATCATTCAGATGCTGAAAGACAAAGGCATCACCGTGAACGAGCGTCACATTATGCCTGAAGAACTCGCGAGCTTCGAACAGTGCTGGTTGACCGGTACTGCAGCAGAGGTGACCCCGGTCGGTCAAATCGGTGATTACACCTTTGAAGTTGGTGATATCACGCGCGATGTCGCAGAAAGCTATGAAGCGCTTGTTCGCGCTTAA
- a CDS encoding organic hydroperoxide resistance protein: MAITPAYQTSAIATGGRDGSARTEDGSFEVTLAAPTELGGTGKGNNPEQLFAAGYAACFIGAMKFATTQDKTLAKVPEDATVKATVGIGAREDKGFGLVVALEVRLPGVNRDEAQRTVDAGHTICPYSHAVNGNIEVTTSIV, from the coding sequence ATGGCAATTACACCAGCTTATCAAACTTCAGCCATTGCGACCGGTGGCCGCGACGGCAGCGCACGCACGGAAGATGGAAGTTTTGAAGTCACTTTGGCCGCCCCAACCGAGCTTGGTGGGACCGGTAAGGGCAATAATCCTGAACAACTCTTTGCAGCAGGTTACGCGGCTTGTTTTATCGGCGCGATGAAGTTTGCAACCACGCAAGACAAGACCCTGGCAAAGGTTCCTGAAGACGCCACAGTCAAGGCCACCGTTGGTATCGGCGCCCGCGAAGACAAAGGGTTTGGGCTGGTTGTTGCACTAGAAGTAAGGCTACCTGGAGTGAATCGCGATGAAGCTCAGCGTACAGTGGACGCCGGTCACACGATTTGCCCCTATTCCCACGCGGTTAACGGCAATATCGAAGTGACGACATCTATCGTCTAA
- a CDS encoding MarR family winged helix-turn-helix transcriptional regulator, with translation METRIDDLLCFSLFRAHQAMGKVYRTLLDPLGLTYPQYLVLVSLWQSDSKSVKALAQELSLESNTLTPLLKRVESAGLIVRQRNPEDERSVIVSLTEQGKALQKKAENVTGCVIAASGMTIDEAKDLKREIDHLSSALGAAQHTTD, from the coding sequence ATGGAAACCCGCATCGACGACCTCCTGTGCTTTTCATTGTTCCGCGCGCATCAGGCGATGGGGAAAGTGTACCGCACTTTGCTTGATCCATTGGGGCTGACCTACCCACAATATCTCGTTTTGGTATCGCTGTGGCAGTCTGATTCCAAAAGCGTCAAAGCGTTGGCTCAAGAGCTAAGCTTGGAGTCGAACACGCTCACACCTCTTTTGAAACGCGTGGAATCTGCCGGACTGATTGTGAGGCAGCGCAATCCCGAAGATGAGCGTTCGGTCATAGTGTCTCTCACGGAGCAGGGAAAAGCCCTGCAAAAAAAAGCCGAAAACGTAACTGGCTGTGTGATTGCTGCTTCTGGAATGACAATAGACGAGGCCAAAGACCTTAAGCGGGAAATTGATCACCTGAGCAGCGCGTTGGGCGCCGCTCAGCATACAACAGATTAA
- a CDS encoding DMT family transporter has product MNPTKGILCKVFALFLFAIMASLIKATTDHVPSWQAVFFRAFFAMPIILIWLAQRGELRTGLKVTNPWGHFWRGVIGTTAMALGFAGLGLLPFPEVTAIGFASPLLIVVFAAVLLGEKIRLFRLSAVAFGLVGVGIILYPRISVFDEGGAESLALLGAMFALGSAAFRALAQIHIRKLVQTDQTSAIVFYFSLTTTLLGLCTIPFGWVMPTGTEFAFLIGAGLIGGIAQIFLTSGYRFAEASLLAPFDYSSMIFAVLIGYFIFSEIPTSATLWGSAVIIGAGIAIIWREHQLGLKRGKARPSVTPQG; this is encoded by the coding sequence AACGACAGACCACGTGCCATCCTGGCAGGCCGTTTTCTTCAGGGCTTTCTTTGCCATGCCAATCATTCTGATTTGGCTGGCACAGCGAGGGGAATTACGCACAGGCCTAAAAGTCACCAACCCCTGGGGGCACTTTTGGCGAGGAGTTATCGGTACAACCGCTATGGCTCTGGGATTTGCAGGACTTGGCTTACTTCCGTTTCCGGAAGTCACAGCAATTGGTTTTGCATCACCCCTTCTGATTGTCGTGTTCGCCGCAGTTTTATTAGGTGAAAAGATTCGCTTGTTCCGTTTGAGTGCGGTTGCCTTCGGGTTGGTCGGTGTGGGTATTATCCTGTATCCGCGCATCAGCGTCTTTGACGAAGGTGGTGCAGAGTCACTTGCCCTTCTCGGTGCTATGTTTGCGCTAGGATCAGCTGCGTTCCGAGCTCTGGCTCAAATTCACATCCGTAAACTTGTCCAAACCGATCAGACTTCAGCAATTGTGTTTTATTTCTCGTTAACGACTACCTTGCTTGGGCTTTGCACCATTCCTTTTGGATGGGTTATGCCGACCGGAACAGAGTTTGCATTCCTCATCGGAGCCGGTCTCATCGGCGGGATTGCTCAGATATTCCTGACCAGCGGATACCGTTTCGCAGAGGCCTCTCTATTAGCACCGTTTGACTATTCATCGATGATCTTCGCAGTGTTGATCGGATATTTTATATTCTCTGAAATCCCAACGTCAGCGACCCTGTGGGGGTCCGCAGTCATTATCGGTGCTGGAATTGCCATTATTTGGCGCGAACATCAGTTGGGTCTGAAACGGGGAAAGGCGCGCCCTTCCGTCACCCCTCAAGGTTAA